In Harmonia axyridis chromosome 6, icHarAxyr1.1, whole genome shotgun sequence, a single window of DNA contains:
- the LOC123682234 gene encoding uncharacterized protein LOC123682234 isoform X1: MKGNQILFTDNLGYNIRTKRDLTSINYNTVIKGNRRVRKKLIKRKPISENTISSNNNNDFNLENTTKHKRRRKLKIKKKKVKHIILPTTTLDVELSKNPIRQSRRKFVITRKRLLKASPSTYNLNAASITKLEDKYEQEKLPTTISLEPSANVSELNTEANSNEFASSEPEDTSVYDDEGEETTGSTEEEENSSLDEESDIDYDTSTTADVDESSIENDVEDDYEEDSTEEYDDSEVDENEGKEAEDEEQENSGGEEAEDEEQSKSEEEEVEDEEHGKSEGEEAEDEERGKSEVEEAEDDEEQVKSEENHTENQIQHVPDYEPFFPELSETFEAPIFLLKTTILSSIELQTKTIVQSRLRTYKSLITKVSGSEQTVISTTEVKPHIKTTTVVESLTRLTTLTLLDIDSTSPTISPNTESYQQLNHTEATRINGERKHMEEGRNYLATRVMSNGVEVIVAGDKSTIPGEPDVKRVLPSTIFKAVTLRPSTLSEYMMMLMPSDASKLKSITSSLVPNNKFVTKTCLTTFTYLTTYLESGTTTISSHEQVVSNIATEERNTAKIHPTPSMGITLTQYPSMSVGVFHTTYTYLNTLVDGDQPLIITSKHTVTNTVTAPDDYLSLIQPSEEVVPQRDTNTYYSTIMLTKTIKDGKKTKLVSKEEKLTQIVITESKPPKAASIMTSYVALDVEDPKNGLNASTTDIVKTYYVTYTYYNTLVEDGKTVVYTNISTSKDVSTQKIYLQENNEVTPDNVVIIATKTYHTTFTYFTTLLQENNPATPTVVSSHSTVVENVATETIHPKQLNENYWKMLKNELKNVQDEIKETVLLNDGQRLEVTAYKKPIEPTKVLPIQMTKQPQLPTSEKPEAESSNPNVITGSTIVFFDDDPFLQAAATPNLNVQTASKNKATTSSEVIKKTQILSSSSKIKKSKTQNVKPSKSVSPSRPVKKAENSKKKQSTKLPKPEVVEAVSNNGDLLGLGSINIESLKALTPVINAMAGLIETNLKPKKKNNTQGGVTNPKTNKKNIPSYQDDNQNRSPIYIPVGDLEVSESQNIASYHHQNVVEGGKVNFKKPTHETPLISGGIPISPGEVITANSDVIVGKPGRILPRVPPIPVNEKHVTEIADLHPPPTTNFRANRVPIPVPHDEVSSSNVRPKDDYIGPPPPISGKPYGRGEKHKHIPLHHNEDRHHNRPHNHVSIPMYQNHHHQFNYGLKNNDNAEQPSLQIEIQKKYEDVSQDNVPFYTQPSPVLNHNKNFQASVIKEPMVLPEVIERSTGQPLLVNIQPSQVAFVNIPHNRTTALIYGGSTEPHRYGQYFDDPSPHSGSDNAVNENMNVIQYTSGYPLDSNQKQVKGVITVGTQTIKVEPENPNSRIENIHTSKPKDSYFNANNQDINVQVPPISFGMFQNDNEFNAHVINHGNDLKLQIPPVAYEVTKAHNKNDNYNLANNSYKYTMLQPVYQQTNQKKDQDNPKDIRNKHPNINGNTFNQNQPALYYMNHSITSNNRRPNRTKTKVQIKNHGSNPHTNYQGVTLADYMIPPTFKPKQSKPIPFRKHTSRPPIHRPQSQGQTFQQKYIPHGESIRRNNSVFNGYGSPNPNDLLAPDYDLISVDGEVIQESNSHPLRVKTTQTPLRNNYSTHQNNGFKQPQENEVHDFQAPVIEDPRPFIKNPVNQFSYFGNDFKVSSFNRSDIKNLLKDEIVRYEPKVEANNYKPITIDQTSYQNQQQSTRKPPTVANKRKVSTTKAPVRNNRPVVTSLPIDHERERTETPFSVVNTMKSTQTEKPFNGTPVQIRFDDKNSIKTTIIHGEEKFAINNYLDANKRDQVRPNVDQPSLEVLKPPPLAPTQNTLIKVTTTSKPKEVSKAPDTNILRIPVYTAAVPPPQPMEEMKPPPVTTVEREIIGMSPPPITTYKPLLKLKIPTVRPVIPSQVNNLKEPIRQVQRVTTTTARPTIKIRTRRPYLPRRTFKPTLGTTYRPVTEGIQHPVYDSSTETRSTFVSSSSTTQAPPRITTPSSTTSETRRPILDDSVDSREGYIMTGPYLRNISHHETSTFGHGNNHEVVGFESDKKETVVPVEDSRERIRIPVKTNEDRIRNDGERIRIPVKIHDDKIRVAETSEIKQIVPSRIEKTSLRILPTKFITHTQTLTVTITKTTVLKTPGLPPVTSTLLVTKTEKSTIVDTVTEFHTLVQPTSVVETITTTVQHGSLYPPDVYGKPYPSIQIQPTETIIGQIVTPTANEISNESLEDFIITDTDPPNTSNESQTSIEDNDTILVVLTDKKNGPLVKVPPTEEVQTRDEMLSTNKLNDVLIAGVLSANPPSIDTDVTDRCEPECKASRNELCQKTNGLMRCVCRPGFARMFPDRPCNPTYTYSMEIELDHQGKKKLIYNEYLDKANSSEYIKLAAATHEALDRMVMQSDLRDIYHGVHLKSFKPGKTGVVNNFSLQLSDNTDEKRLEEVFKKYLRSNNFSLGGTDLYASKTSQQSLKASDFDECQSPKFHDCSENSQCFNLKGTYTCSCKEGYSDLSENVIYPGRVCSAELVGCERCNYHGTCYSRGEDQIICECFQWYSGETCYINLKVLLIGLVCLGFILFVLLLICCIVTCCKKKPSPKMNTGLSFFPQRVPHPSDRSTLDRRAMIRDSSSEDSRSETNSLPYITKQKSKRPKNAMKKPPAPRRMDMNNKHSHISNEQKDRSLTVMIPRAKYHAAPPAPNMSSYTMFDASKSSVSKPQNNESKLLSYLDAGPSPHKMATRQAEPPKRKYSSQVSESFIDDEPISRKTSGALVSAGFEVSATVMNNMGTLGTTCGTEADRSENATLIQKISADLLSCAETRSQTNTLRIIEDEDLDPMSNWMDMEPRVTTISESRSYEETTIPPPMKSLKYDYDTKASLHSNSHSHHHDEVAERDLGSTFLLPHTHLYKPERGSDISGFESL, translated from the exons ATGAAAGGCAACCAAATTTTGTTTACGGATAATTTAGGATATAATATTAGAACTAAAAGAGACTTGACTAGTATTAATTATAACACTGTAATAAAAGGTAACAGAAGAGTTAGAAAAAAGTTGATTAAGAGAAAGCCAATTAGTGAAAACACCATCAGCTCCAATAACAATAACGACTTCAATTTGGAGAATACCACAAAGCATAAAAGAAGACGAAAATTAAAgataaaaaagaagaaagttAAGCACATTATATTGCCAACAACAACGCTGGATGTTGAATTATCTAAAAATCCAATTAGACAGTCAAGAAGGAAGTTTGTTATCACTAGAAAGCGTTTATTGAAAGCTTCTCCGAGTACGTATAATCTAAACGCGGCTTCTATCACAAAACTAGAAGATAAATATGAACAAGAGAAGTTACCAACAACTATTAGCCTTGAACCAAGTGCAAATGTTTCCGAATTGAACACAGAAGCAAACAGTAATGAATTTGCTTCTTCTGAACCAGAAGACACTTCTGTGTATGATGATGAAGGAGAAGAAACAACTGGAAgtacagaagaagaagaaaattctTCGCTTGATGAAGAATCAGATATAGACTATGATACTTCCACCACTGCAGATGTAGATGAATCCAGTATAGAGAACGATGTTGAAGATGATTACGAGGAAGATTCTACTGAAGAATATGACGATAGCGAAGTTGATGAAAATGAAGGGAAAGAAGCAGAAGATGAAGAACAAGAAAATAGTGGAGGTGAAGAAGCAGAAGATGAAGAACAAAGTAAGAGTGAAGAGGAAGAAGTAGAAGATGAAGAACATGGAAAGAGTGAAGGAGAAGAAGCAGAAGATGAAGAACGTGGAAAAAGTGAAGTAGAAGAAGCAGAAGATGACGAAGAACAAGTAAAGAGTGAAGAAAATCATACTGAAAATCAAATTCAGCATGTACCTGACTACGAACCATTCTTTCCAGAGTTGTCGGAAACTTTCGAGGCGCCAATATTCCTCCTCAAAACAACTATTCTATCATCGATCGAATTACAAACAAAGACTATAGTTCAGAGTAGACTGAGAACTTACAAATCCTTGATTACAAAAGTTAGTGGTAGTGAACAGACTGTAATAAGTACAACCGAAGTTAAGCCTCACATAAAAACAACTACTGTAGTTGAATCCCTGACTAGACTTACAACTTTGACACTGTTGGACATCGACAGCACATCACCTACAATATCTCCTAACACCGAATCCTATCAACAACTCAACCACACAGAAG CCACCAGAATAAATGGAGAAAGAAAACATATGGAAGAAGGTAGGAACTACCTAGCTACTAGAGTAATGTCTAATGGTGTTGAAGTAATAGTAGCAGGAGACAAAAGCACAATACCAGGAGAACCTGACGTTAAAAGAGTTCTTCCTAGTACTATTTTCAAAGCTGTTACTCTGAGACCAAGCACCTTAAGTGAATACATGATGATGCTGATGCCATCTGATGCTTCAAAG ttaAAAAGCATCACATCTTCCTTAGTTCCCAACAACAAATTTGTAACTAAGACTTGTCTTACAACGTTCACTTACCTCACAACATACTTAGAAAGTGGCACCACAACAATATCTAGTCATGAACAAGTTGTGTCAAATATAGCAACAGAAGAGAGAAACACTGCAAAGATCCATCCAACACCTTCAATGGGCATTACTCTAACACAG TACCCAAGTATGTCAGTTGGAGTGTTCCACACAACATACACATACTTGAATACTCTGGTGGATGGAGACCAGCCCCTAATAATCACTTCAAAACACACAGTGACCAATACTGTCACTGCTCCAGACGACTATCTATCTCTCATTCAACCATCTGAAGAAGTGGTACCTCAGAGAGACACCAACACCTACTACAGCACAATCATGCTTACGAAAACAATAAAAGATGGCAAAAAAACGAAGCTAGTCAGCAAAGAAGAAAAACTTACTCAAATTGTCATAACAGAATCAAAGCCACCAAAGGCAGCATCCATCATGACGTCTTATGTGGCTTTGGATGTTGAAGATCCAAAGAATGGTCTCAACGCTTCTACCACAGATATCGTGAAGACATACTATGTGACGTACACTTACTACAACACCCTTGTTGAAGATGGAAAAACTGTTGTTTACACTAATATCTCGACTTCAAAAGATGTATCTACGCAGAAGATTTACTTACAAGAAAACAATGAAGTGACTCCTGATAATGTAGTTATTATTGCTACGAAGACTTACCATACAACCTTCACCTATTTCACTACGTTGTTACAGGAGAATAATCCAGCAACTCCAACAGTGGTTAGTTCTCATTCCACAGTAGTGGAGAACGTAGCTACTGAAACCATACATCCCAAACAACTCAACGAAAACTACTGGAAGATGCTGAAGaatgaactgaaaaatgtaCAAGACGAAATTAAAGAAACAGTTCTTCTAAACGACGGACAACGCTTAGAGGTTACAGCGTATAAGAAACCAATAGAGCCTACTAAAGTTCTTCCAATTCAAATGACAAAACAACCTCAGCTACCTACATCTGAAAAACCAGAAGCTGAATCATCCAATCCAAATGTTATTACAGGTTCCACCATTGTTTTCTTTGACGATGACCCATTCTTACAAGCAGCAGCAACTCCGAATCTTAATGTACAAACTGCATCTAAGAACAAAGCAACCACAAGCTCAGAGGTCATCAAGAAAACCCAGATCCTCTCTAGCAGTAGTAAGATAAAGAAATCGAAGACACAAAATGTAAAGCCCTCTAAATCAGTGAGTCCTTCTAGACCCGTCAAAAAAGCGGAGAACTCAAAGAAGAAACAGTCCACCAAGTTGCCCAAACCGGAAGTGGTTGAAGCTGTTTCTAACAATGGAGATTTACTAGGTTTAGGATCGATCAATATTGAAAGCTTAAAAGCTTTGACGCCAGTTATAAACGCTATGGCGGGTCTAATCGAAACAAATTTAAAACCCaaaaagaagaataacacgCAAGGTGGCGTCACTAATCCCAAAACCAACAAGAAGAATATACCTTCCTACCAAGATGACAACCAGAATCGATCACCAATATACATTCCGGTAGGAGACTTGGAAGTTTCAGAAAGCCAAAACATAGCAAGCTACCATCATCAAAATGTTGTCGAAGGGGGTAAAGtaaatttcaaaaaaccaaCACATGAGACTCCTTTAATAAGTGGTGGGATACCAATATCACCTGGAGAAGTTATAACTGCTAATTCCGACGTTATTGTTGGCAAACCTGGTAGAATACTTCCGAGAGTACCTCCGATACCAGTTAATGAAAAACACGTAACAGAAATAGCAGACTTGCATCCGCCTCCTACCACAAACTTCCGAGCCAACCGTGTGCCAATTCCTGTACCTCATGATGAAGTATCTTCTTCCAATGTGCGCCCCAAAGATGATTACATCGGGCCACCACCTCCGATTTCAGGTAAACCCTATGGAAGAGGAGAAAAACACAAGCATATCCCTTTGCATCACAATGAAGATCGCCATCATAACCGACCACATAACCACGTGAGCATCCCCATGTATCAAAACCACCACCACCAGTTCAACTACGGTTTGAAGAACAACGATAATGCTGAACAACCAAGTCTTCAAATCGAAATACAGAAGAAATACGAGGATGTGTCCCAAGATAACGTTCCGTTTTACACTCAACCCTCACCAGTACTCAACCACAACAAGAACTTTCAAGCTTCGGTGATCAAAGAGCCTATGGTACTTCCGGAGGTGATAGAAAGATCAACAGGTCAACCTCTACTAGTGAACATTCAgccaagccaagtagcttttGTGAATATACCCCACAACCGTACTACAGCTTTAATTTATGGAGGATCCACTGAACCACACAGATATGGACAGTATTTCGACGACCCTTCACCTCACTCTGGCTCAGATAATGCTGTTAATGAGAATATGAACGTTATACAATATACTTCAGGGTATCCTTTGGATTCCAACCAAAAACAAGTAAAAGGTGTTATAACTGTTGGAACGCAGACTATCAAAGTCGAACCTGAGAACCCGAATAGTAGAATCGAGAATATACATACATCTAAACCTAAAGACTCGTACTTCAATGCTAACAATCAGGATATTAACGTACAGGTGCCACCAATCTCGTTTGGGATGTTCCAAAATGATAACGAATTCAACGCTCATGTTATCAATCATGGGAACGATTTGAAATTGCAAATCCCGCCTGTAGCTTATGAAGTGACTAAAGCTCATAACAAAAACGACAATTACAATTTGGCTAATAATTCTTACAAGTATACAATGCTCCAACCAGTTTATCAACAAACTAACCAGAAGAAAGACCAAGATAACCCGAAAGATATCAGAAACAAACACCCTAATATTAATGGAAATACATTCAACCAAAATCAACCAGCTTTATATTACATGAACCATTCTATCACTTCAAATAACAGGAGACCGAACAGAACTAAGACGAAAGTGCAGATAAAAAATCATGGCAGTAATCCACATACAAACTACCAAGGTGTCACTTTAGCAGACTACATGATACCTCCAACATTCAAACCCAAGCAATCTAAACCTATACCATTCCGCAAGCACACCAGTAGACCACCAATTCACAGACCACAATCGCAAGGACAAACATTCCAACAGAAATACATACCACACGGCGAATCTATACGTAGAAACAACTCTGTTTTCAACGGGTATGGATCTCCCAACCCTAACGATCTGTTAGCACCAGACTACGATCTTATCAGTGTGGATGGAGAGGTGATCCAAGAATCGAACAGTCATCCTCTCAGGGTGAAGACTACTCAAACACCTCTAAGAAACAACTATTCTACTCATCAGAACAACGGGTTCAAACAACCTCAAGAAAATGAAGTGCATGACTTCCAAGCACCAGTTATAGAAGATCCAAGACCTTTCATCAAGAATCCTGTAAACCAATTCAGCTACTTCGGTAATGACTTCAAGGTGAGCAGCTTCAATAGGAGTGATATCAAGAATTTACTGAAGGATGAGATAGTAAGGTACGAACCAAAAGTAGAAGCCAATAATTATAAACCAATAACTATCGATCAAACATCGTATCAGAATCAACAACAAAGCACACGTAAGCCTCCAACTGTAGCAAATAAAAGGAAAGTGAGTACCACCAAGGCTCCTGTCAGGAATAACAGACCTGTGGTGACGTCTCTTCCAATTGATCATGAAAGGGAGCGTACTGAAACACCTTTTTCGGTTGTGAACACCATGAAATCAACTCAAACTGAAAAACCTTTCAATGGGACACCTGTGCAGATCAGATTCGACGACAAAAATAGCATTAAGACAACAATAATCCATGGAGAAGAAAAATTTGCCATCAATAACTACTTGGACGCCAATAAAAGAGACCAAGTCAGGCCCAACGTTGATCAGCCCAGTTTAGAAGTTTTAAAACCACCCCCACTAGCACCAACACAAAATACCTTAATCAAAGTAACAACAACATCCAAACCAAAAGAAGTATCAAAGGCTCCTGATACAAATATACTTAGGATACCGGTGTACACAGCTGCAGTACCTCCACCTCAACCAATGGAAGAGATGAAACCACCTCCAGTAACAACGGTTGAGCGTGAGATTATTGGTATGAGTCCACCTCCTATAACTACATACAAGCCTTTGTTGAAACTGAAGATTCCAACGGTGAGACCTGTAATTCCCTCACAAGTGAACAATCTCAAAGAGCCTATCAGACAAGTGCAGCGCGTAACAACAACAACAGCCAGACCAACAATAAAGATTAGAACCAGAAGGCCTTATCTTCCTAGAAGAACTTTCAAACCAACACTTGGAACGACCTACAGACCGGTAACTGAAGGAATCCAACATCCAGTTTATGATTCATCCACTGAGACTAGATCGACCTTTGTTTCTTCGAGTAGTACCACTCAGGCTCCTCCAAGAATAACAACACCATCATCTACTACATCTGAAACGCGTAGACCAATACTGGATGATTCGGTGGATTCCAGAGAAGGGTATATTATGACTGGTCCATATCTTCGTAATATATCGCATCATGAAACCTCTACTTTTGGTCATGGTAACAACCATGAAGTTGTTGGTTTTGAATCAGATAAAAAAGAAACCGTAGTACCAGTTGAAGATAGTAGGGAAAGGATAAGAATTCCAGTTAAAACGAATGAAGATAGAATAAGAAACGATGGAGAACGAATAAGGATTCCGGTTAAAATTCATGATGATAAAATAAGAGTGGCTGAAACTTCTGAAATCAAACAGATCGTACCATCAAGGATCGAGAAAACAAGTTTGAGGATACTCCCAACAAAATTCATAACGCACACTCAGACTCTAACTGTGACCATCACCAAAACCACGGTACTGAAGACTCCAGGACTACCGCCAGTTACCTCAACGCTTTTGGTAACCAAAACTGAGAAGTCCACGATAGTGGATACTGTAACTGAGTTCCACACATTAGTCCAACCAACAAGTGTTGTTGAGACCATTACCACTACTGTCCAGCATGGAAGCCTTTATCCTCCAGATGTATATGGAAAACCTTACCCTTCTATCCAAATACAACCAACAGAGACCATCATCGGACAGATAGTGACACCAACAGCCAacgaaatttcgaatgaaagCTTGGAGGATTTCATTATCACAGACACAGATCCACCAAATACATCCAACGAGTCCCAAACGTCCATAGAAGACAACGACACGATATTGGTGGTGCTGACCGACAAGAAAAACGGTCCTCTTGTTAAAGTACCTCCAACTGAAGAGGTCCAGACTAGAGACGAGATGCTAAGCACTAACAAACTGAACGACGTGTTGATCGCTGGTGTGCTGTCTGCTAATCCACCTAGTATCGATACTGATGTGACTGACAGGTGTGAACCTGAATGCAAAGCATCTAGGAATGAGTTGTGTCAAAAGACCAATGGGCTGATGAGGTGCGTTTGCAGGCCTGGTTTCGCCAGAATGTTCCCTGATAGACCTTGCAATC CAACTTACACGTATTCTATGGAGATCGAACTCGACCACCAGGGAAAAAAGAAGTTGATCTATAACGAATATCTGGACAAAGCCAATAGTTCAGAGTATATAAAGTTGGCAGCTGCTACCCATGAAGCCCTGGACAGAATGGTGATGCAATCGGATCTAAGGGACATTTACCATGGTGTCCACTTAAAATCCTTCAAACCAGGAAAGACTGGGGTCGTCAACAACTTCTCCCTTCAG CTCTCAGATAACACCGATGAGAAGCGACTAGAAGAAGTCTTCAAGAAATACCTCCGTAGTAACAATTTCAGCCTTGGAGGCACAGACCTTTATGCTTCGAAGACGAGTCAACAGAGCCTCAAGGCCTCTGACTTCGATGAGTGTCAGAGCCCCAAGTTCCACGATTGTTCCGAAAACTCGCAGTGCTTCAACCTCAAGGGAACCTACACCTGCAGTTGTAAAGAAGGCTACTCCGACCTTTCTGAGAATGTCATTTACCCCGGTAGAGTATGTTCTGCAGAACTGGTAGGCTGTGAGAGGTGTAACTACCACGGTACCTGTTATTCTCGTGGTGAAGATCAGATTATATGTGAATGCTTCCAGTGGTACAGTGGTGAAACGTGTTACATCAATCTTAAAG TGCTCCTTATCGGACTGGTTTGTCTTGGTTTCATTCTGTTTGTTCTTCTGTTGATCTGTTGCATCGTAACTTGTTGCAAAAAGAAGCCCTCTCCAAAAATGAACACTGGTTTGAGTTTCTTCCCGCAAAGAGTGCCTCATCCGTCTGACAGAAGCACCTTAGATCGAAGGGCTATGATAAGGGACAGCAGCTCAGAGGATAGCAGATCTGAAACGAATAGTTTACCTTATATCACTAAG CAAAAGTCGAAAAGACCAAAGAACGCTATGAAAAAACCACCAGCACCGAGAAGAATGGACATGAACAACAAGCACTCTCATATCTCCAACGAACAGAAAGACAGATCGTTAACAGTAATGATCCCAAGAGCTAAATACCACGCTGCACCACCAGCTCCTAACATGAGCAGTTATACCATGTTCGATGCCTCCAAGTCCAGCGTCAGCAAACCACAGAACAACGAATCCAAACTCCTGAGTTATCTGGATGCCGGACCATCTCCACATAAG ATGGCTACTCGACAGGCTGAGCCGCCCAAAAGAAAATACAGCAGCCAGGTGAGCGAATCTTTCATAGACGACGAGCCAATATCGCGCAAGACCTCTGGAGCTTTAGTATCTGCTGGCTTTGAGGTATCTGCAACTGTCATGAACAACATGGGCACCCTTGGAACCACATGTGGCACAGAAGCTGACAGGAGTGAGAACGCAACACTTATCCAGAAAATAAGCGCAGATTTGCTATCTTGCGCTGAGACCAGGTCACAAACTAACACGCTGAGAATTATTGA AGATGAAGACCTCGATCCAATGTCTAACTGGATGGACATGGAACCAAGGGTTAC GACAATATCGGAAAGTCGATCTTATGAAGAAACGACGATTCCACCACCTATGAAGTCACTGAAGTATGATTACGATACCAAAGCCTCTTTACATTCAAACTCCCATTCTCATCATCATGAT GAAGTAGCTGAAAGGGATCTAGGATCAACTTTCCTTTTGCCACACACTCATTTATATAAACCAGAAAGG ggaAGCGATATCTCTGGATTTGAATCCCTCTGA